Proteins from a single region of Oscillatoria sp. FACHB-1407:
- a CDS encoding fasciclin domain-containing protein: protein MRFQLFKLSCVASVVATAMVASISLPAYAGASMRSEAAPATTAQSQPSTQTAQAGTIVDVAASNSAFTTLVQAVQAAGLVETLSGEGPFTVFAPTNEAFAALPPGTLETLLRPENRDTLRQILTYHVVAGAVESSDIQPGEVTTVQGSPVNLNVANGQVTVNNATVRAADITASNGVIHVIDRVILPPGL, encoded by the coding sequence GTAGCTTCTATCAGCCTTCCAGCCTATGCAGGTGCTTCAATGCGTTCTGAAGCGGCTCCAGCGACAACGGCGCAATCCCAACCATCAACTCAAACAGCGCAGGCAGGCACCATTGTTGATGTTGCTGCCTCCAACTCCGCATTTACAACGCTGGTTCAGGCTGTTCAAGCCGCAGGGTTAGTAGAAACCCTCTCCGGAGAAGGTCCATTCACGGTGTTTGCTCCCACCAACGAAGCCTTTGCAGCACTGCCTCCAGGAACCTTAGAAACCCTGTTGCGCCCTGAAAACCGAGACACCTTACGGCAGATTTTGACCTACCACGTTGTCGCAGGTGCCGTTGAATCCAGCGATATCCAACCCGGTGAAGTCACTACTGTACAGGGTAGCCCCGTGAATTTGAATGTGGCAAACGGTCAGGTGACCGTCAACAACGCGACCGTGCGAGCAGCAGATATTACCGCTAGCAATGGCGTAATTCACGTCATCGATCGCGTTATTCTTCCCCCTGGATTGTAA
- a CDS encoding GAF domain-containing protein: MTTEKSIAHQNIYNNAVTGATANPVMPNPDAEDEHFIGEVNYVLSNAVELIRVLIGAHQSAIAIVVQEDWSSIRKFFSLSEKYAAWANYSTPATGYGTHGWLLRHNQPVRMTQAELEAHPEWKGFGGEAGKHPPMRGWLAAPIIGRDGTNWGLLQLSDKYEGDFTEEDEKHFLKFTELVSATLEALWEVRNLRKKAA, from the coding sequence ATGACGACTGAGAAATCAATAGCTCATCAAAACATTTACAACAACGCCGTTACCGGAGCGACAGCCAATCCAGTCATGCCCAATCCTGATGCTGAGGATGAGCACTTTATTGGTGAAGTCAACTATGTTTTGAGTAACGCCGTTGAGTTAATTCGGGTTTTGATTGGGGCACATCAGTCAGCGATCGCCATCGTAGTTCAAGAAGATTGGAGTTCGATTCGCAAATTCTTTTCCCTCTCAGAAAAATACGCGGCTTGGGCAAATTACAGCACCCCTGCAACCGGATATGGCACCCATGGATGGCTATTACGCCACAATCAACCAGTACGCATGACTCAAGCCGAACTGGAAGCTCATCCCGAATGGAAAGGGTTTGGTGGTGAGGCAGGCAAGCATCCTCCCATGCGAGGATGGTTAGCCGCTCCCATTATTGGACGGGATGGTACAAATTGGGGGTTGCTTCAACTCTCTGATAAATACGAGGGTGACTTCACCGAAGAGGATGAGAAGCATTTTCTTAAATTTACCGAACTCGTTTCAGCTACATTAGAGGCACTGTGGGAAGTGCGAAATCTCCGCAAAAAAGCAGCTTGA
- a CDS encoding DUF2795 domain-containing protein has translation MAAVNPIQLQKHLKGMDYPASKQSLIEHAKKHGADKTALSALEQLPDEEYETPADVSKAIGQTE, from the coding sequence ATGGCTGCTGTTAATCCAATTCAACTGCAAAAGCACCTCAAGGGGATGGATTACCCCGCTAGTAAGCAAAGTCTAATTGAGCACGCTAAAAAGCATGGTGCCGACAAAACTGCTCTGTCTGCCTTAGAGCAATTACCCGATGAGGAATATGAGACTCCTGCTGATGTCAGTAAGGCGATTGGTCAAACAGAGTGA
- a CDS encoding EAL domain-containing protein — MASYLDKLELQYEVMRHQRGLSVSYNPEQAEMLVGLTTVLTSPEIENTQVLLMPHTEAPQLHDFGDMMPLQRLIQLNQSEWLLDMLATDQFTTHFQPLVYANNTSKIYGYEALVRGVDERGDLVMPGALFEAAHSAGVLSQLDLAARRSAIRGADHHNLDAHLFINFTPVAVYDPVSCLRTTVQAIDQANIPHDRVVFEVVESNHPQDLSHLMLILRYYREAGFLVALDDFGAGSSSLNLLHQLRPDFIKLDMELIRRVHQDPYKASITEKILEIAQRLAIKTVAEGIESFEELNWVCDRGVDFVQGYIIAKPGNPPVVSTPCLTPSSLPTPSLISA, encoded by the coding sequence ATGGCTAGCTACCTCGACAAGCTTGAGCTTCAGTACGAAGTAATGCGACATCAACGAGGATTAAGTGTTTCATACAATCCAGAACAGGCTGAGATGCTGGTGGGCTTGACCACGGTACTGACGTCGCCTGAAATCGAAAACACTCAAGTGTTGCTCATGCCACACACAGAGGCTCCCCAGTTGCATGACTTTGGTGACATGATGCCCTTGCAACGCCTGATTCAACTCAACCAATCGGAGTGGCTGTTGGATATGTTGGCGACAGACCAGTTTACGACTCATTTTCAACCCCTGGTCTACGCCAACAACACCTCCAAAATCTATGGTTATGAAGCTCTGGTGCGAGGTGTAGATGAGCGGGGCGATTTGGTGATGCCGGGTGCTCTGTTTGAGGCGGCTCACTCAGCAGGAGTGCTATCGCAACTCGATCTGGCAGCGCGGCGCAGTGCAATTCGTGGCGCGGACCACCACAACTTAGACGCCCACCTTTTTATCAATTTCACACCCGTTGCGGTCTACGATCCGGTGTCTTGTTTGAGGACAACGGTTCAGGCGATCGATCAAGCTAACATTCCTCACGATCGCGTCGTGTTTGAGGTGGTTGAGTCTAACCATCCACAAGATCTGAGCCATCTAATGTTGATCTTGCGGTATTACCGTGAAGCGGGTTTTTTGGTGGCGTTGGATGACTTTGGGGCAGGTTCCTCCAGTCTCAACTTGTTGCATCAATTGCGTCCAGACTTTATCAAGCTAGATATGGAATTGATCCGTCGAGTTCACCAAGATCCTTATAAAGCATCGATTACCGAAAAGATTTTGGAAATCGCTCAGCGATTGGCGATCAAGACAGTTGCCGAGGGCATTGAGTCGTTTGAGGAGTTAAATTGGGTCTGCGATCGCGGAGTTGATTTTGTCCAGGGATATATTATTGCTAAGCCCGGCAACCCTCCGGTTGTGTCTACGCCCTGCTTAACCCCATCTAGCTTACCAACCCCAAGTCTAATTAGTGCCTAG